One Rhizobium bangladeshense DNA window includes the following coding sequences:
- a CDS encoding class I SAM-dependent methyltransferase, which translates to MAQPLFSLDGQSLITPQSVSNNFLSPDQNYQTDILRTAEAEFAIVINIAMQRFAGGKDLPGAVRWLIGQLHDVRQKFGAATWQKLIPIIQAHPSAKILQQCPFTRWSFEKPRGYSGDAGLIDFIYGHPAAADEVARSTPLGLDIFEYTINAPGPVAVRERRDILTRYVDETAARTGSDTEVLAIAAGHLREAETSTALAEGRLKRWVALDQDPQSIGSISSQFHGTAVEPIDGSVRGLLARKHQIGSFDLIYAAGLYDYLTDKVAIRLTQICMEMLKPGGVFLFANFSDEMADDGYMESYMNWELLQRSEADMWRIANASAAENTVDKTVWFGSNRNIIYSTIRKLS; encoded by the coding sequence GTGGCTCAGCCCCTCTTTTCTCTTGATGGCCAAAGCTTGATCACTCCGCAGTCCGTCAGCAACAATTTCCTCTCACCTGACCAGAATTACCAAACAGACATCCTGCGAACTGCGGAAGCCGAATTTGCGATCGTCATCAACATCGCAATGCAGCGGTTCGCCGGAGGCAAAGACCTGCCTGGCGCAGTCAGGTGGTTGATTGGTCAGCTCCACGACGTCCGCCAAAAATTCGGCGCTGCTACCTGGCAGAAGCTCATTCCGATTATTCAGGCCCATCCCTCGGCAAAGATTCTGCAGCAGTGCCCGTTCACCCGCTGGTCCTTCGAAAAACCGCGCGGCTATTCCGGTGATGCCGGTCTCATCGACTTTATTTATGGGCATCCGGCGGCGGCCGACGAAGTGGCCAGATCCACTCCTCTCGGTCTCGATATCTTCGAATACACGATAAACGCTCCCGGCCCGGTAGCCGTAAGGGAACGCCGCGACATCCTGACCCGCTACGTTGATGAGACCGCTGCGCGAACAGGTTCGGACACCGAGGTCCTGGCCATCGCCGCCGGTCATCTTCGCGAAGCGGAGACATCAACAGCACTCGCAGAAGGCCGCCTTAAACGCTGGGTTGCTCTTGATCAGGATCCCCAAAGTATTGGCTCGATCTCAAGCCAGTTTCACGGAACTGCGGTCGAGCCGATCGACGGCTCCGTGCGCGGCCTGCTGGCGCGAAAGCATCAGATCGGCAGCTTCGATCTGATCTACGCAGCAGGATTGTACGATTATCTCACCGATAAAGTTGCAATCCGACTCACGCAGATCTGCATGGAAATGCTGAAGCCTGGTGGCGTCTTTCTATTTGCCAACTTCTCCGATGAAATGGCGGATGACGGGTACATGGAATCCTATATGAACTGGGAGCTCCTCCAGCGTTCCGAAGCCGACATGTGGCGTATTGCCAATGCTAGCGCGGCGGAAAACACGGTCGATAAGACAGTCTGGTTCGGTAGCAACCGCAACATCATCTACAGCACGATCAGAAAGCTGTCGTAA
- a CDS encoding MFS transporter, whose product MLQKAFEPQCRTVSSYCTDKAQHRRRGLTLFALALGSFCIGTSEFASMGVLQLFAESLDISIPVATNAITAYAFGVVIGAPLVTLAAARFNRKTLLLALLCLFIVGNVLSAIAVNLGMFAFARFVSGMPQGAYFGAGAVVASYIVGPGHGGKAFALVMTGLTVATIIGSPVATFLGQNLGWRNTYFAISGVGLLALLALSVWVPRADALNGGSIAQELSSLRRASVWNMMLVAALGVASIFAVYTFIGPFVTDIAMIDRAWIPLALALFGIGMTLGNLIGGSLADNHPSRGLIIGFGSALVMLAILASFGGNVVLLMIGLFGVGTTMMIAIPTIQVRLASFAPEAPTLMGAMNLAALNVANAIGAWAGGAAIAAGFGLLSAVWAGFALTFLGLIVFAVTQPRAPQLAGA is encoded by the coding sequence ATGCTCCAAAAAGCGTTTGAACCTCAATGTAGGACGGTCAGCTCCTATTGCACGGACAAGGCGCAGCATCGGCGCCGGGGTCTGACCTTGTTTGCGCTGGCCCTTGGAAGCTTTTGTATTGGAACGTCCGAATTCGCCAGCATGGGGGTTCTGCAACTCTTTGCCGAAAGCCTCGATATCAGCATACCGGTGGCGACGAACGCGATCACCGCCTATGCTTTTGGCGTCGTAATCGGGGCTCCGCTCGTCACCCTGGCGGCTGCCCGCTTCAACCGGAAAACTCTGCTCCTGGCGTTGCTCTGCCTTTTCATCGTCGGCAATGTGCTCTCGGCAATCGCAGTCAATCTTGGCATGTTCGCGTTCGCCCGCTTCGTCAGCGGGATGCCCCAAGGCGCCTATTTCGGGGCGGGCGCCGTGGTCGCCTCCTACATTGTGGGACCTGGACATGGGGGCAAGGCTTTTGCGCTCGTCATGACCGGGCTTACGGTTGCAACCATCATCGGTTCGCCAGTCGCTACCTTCCTCGGGCAGAATCTCGGTTGGCGGAACACCTATTTTGCCATTTCCGGGGTAGGTTTGCTGGCGTTGCTGGCGCTCTCGGTATGGGTACCGCGGGCCGACGCATTGAATGGCGGATCGATCGCGCAGGAGCTGAGCTCGCTTCGCCGCGCATCTGTCTGGAATATGATGCTCGTCGCGGCGCTGGGGGTCGCCAGCATCTTTGCCGTCTACACCTTCATCGGACCATTCGTGACTGATATTGCAATGATTGACCGGGCCTGGATTCCATTAGCCCTCGCTCTCTTCGGCATCGGTATGACGCTAGGCAATCTCATTGGTGGAAGTCTTGCAGACAACCATCCCTCGAGGGGCCTCATCATCGGCTTCGGCAGCGCGCTGGTTATGCTCGCAATTCTCGCATCCTTCGGTGGAAATGTTGTGCTGCTCATGATCGGGCTCTTCGGTGTCGGCACGACGATGATGATTGCCATCCCCACAATCCAAGTGAGGTTAGCAAGCTTCGCCCCGGAAGCCCCGACATTGATGGGCGCGATGAACCTCGCGGCACTCAATGTGGCCAACGCCATCGGCGCCTGGGCCGGCGGGGCGGCAATCGCGGCGGGATTTGGCCTGCTTTCTGCAGTCTGGGCTGGCTTCGCCCTCACGTTTCTTGGCCTGATCGTGTTCGCCGTCACGCAGCCACGTGCGCCCCAACTCGCCGGAGCGTGA
- a CDS encoding NAD(P)-dependent alcohol dehydrogenase yields the protein MRAARILQYHKPLVLEDIAVPDIEPNEVLVKVAACGMCRSDVLLVDGFFQNYGDIPPPVIPGHEITGTIEKIGGVVSKSAGLEEGDHVVVAPGWGDGVCRHCQVGNTHICANVRWPGFGSYGGFAEYIPVPARYVIKVAEHLKFEELAPLTDAGLTPYRGIKKIRDAGGLGPDRVIGVFGIGGLGAYAVQYAKLLGAGATVVAFARNPDKLAIAKSYGADHIIDIKGRSTGDIGEELKKATGQDKLDAIIDCAGAREMMQLGFALLAISGHYADVGFIADRIDIPLFPRVSGEQTFHGSFWGNNADLAEVMALAAAGKIQHTIKTIGFDEINEYLDLQRDNKVVGRAVVKF from the coding sequence ATGAGAGCCGCGCGCATACTCCAATATCACAAGCCGCTCGTCCTGGAAGACATAGCGGTTCCCGATATCGAGCCGAACGAAGTTCTGGTCAAGGTTGCGGCATGCGGGATGTGCCGCTCCGACGTTCTTCTGGTCGACGGATTTTTCCAGAACTACGGCGATATTCCCCCGCCGGTCATTCCGGGCCATGAGATCACCGGTACGATAGAGAAGATAGGCGGCGTCGTTTCAAAATCTGCGGGGCTCGAAGAAGGTGATCATGTCGTGGTCGCTCCCGGATGGGGCGATGGCGTATGTCGCCACTGCCAGGTCGGCAACACGCATATCTGCGCTAACGTGCGTTGGCCCGGCTTCGGCTCCTATGGTGGCTTTGCGGAATATATTCCCGTTCCGGCCCGCTACGTGATCAAGGTCGCGGAGCATTTGAAATTTGAAGAGCTTGCTCCACTCACGGATGCCGGATTGACGCCCTATCGCGGCATCAAGAAGATCCGCGATGCCGGTGGCCTGGGACCTGATCGGGTGATCGGCGTGTTCGGCATCGGCGGCCTCGGTGCCTATGCGGTCCAATATGCCAAGCTGCTTGGCGCCGGTGCGACTGTGGTTGCATTCGCCCGCAATCCGGACAAGCTGGCCATCGCAAAGAGCTATGGTGCCGACCACATCATCGATATCAAGGGCAGGTCCACTGGCGATATCGGCGAGGAGCTCAAGAAGGCCACCGGGCAGGACAAGCTCGATGCGATCATCGATTGCGCCGGCGCCCGGGAGATGATGCAACTGGGTTTCGCCTTGTTGGCGATCAGTGGCCACTATGCCGATGTCGGCTTCATCGCCGATCGCATCGACATTCCGTTGTTCCCACGAGTCTCCGGCGAGCAGACATTTCATGGGTCTTTCTGGGGCAATAACGCCGACCTCGCCGAGGTGATGGCGCTCGCCGCCGCAGGCAAAATCCAACACACTATCAAGACTATCGGTTTCGATGAGATCAACGAATATCTCGATCTCCAGCGAGACAACAAGGTCGTCGGGCGGGCGGTCGTGAAGTTCTGA
- a CDS encoding alpha/beta hydrolase: MKSAITGLLAVMITTASAVVGHAADKPVSIVLVHGAFVDASGWQAVHRILSADGYEVLAVQNPTVTLQGDVDATRHVIGRASKPVVLVGHSYGGAVISEAGSLPKVKSLVYLAAFAPEAGESVHDIATVPTPGEDKAPLLPPSDGFLLVDSAKFPTSFAADVDSAKTRFMAESQVPWGLGAVEAKVTAPAWKDKPTYFMVTKNDHMIPPSQQRSMAARAGAKVIEIDSSHAVMLSHPQDVADFIASAAAPAN; encoded by the coding sequence ATGAAAAGCGCGATAACAGGATTGCTCGCTGTCATGATCACAACCGCTTCCGCCGTCGTCGGCCACGCGGCCGACAAGCCCGTGTCCATCGTGCTGGTGCACGGCGCTTTCGTCGATGCTTCGGGCTGGCAGGCCGTCCACCGCATCCTCTCCGCCGACGGCTACGAGGTTCTGGCCGTCCAGAATCCAACCGTTACCCTGCAGGGTGACGTAGATGCCACCAGGCACGTCATTGGCAGGGCCAGCAAACCGGTCGTTCTGGTTGGGCATTCTTATGGTGGAGCAGTAATTTCCGAGGCCGGCAGCCTGCCCAAGGTCAAGAGCCTGGTTTACTTGGCGGCATTTGCGCCTGAAGCAGGTGAGTCGGTCCACGACATCGCCACGGTGCCGACGCCCGGCGAGGACAAGGCGCCGCTGCTTCCGCCTAGCGACGGTTTCCTCTTGGTGGACTCGGCCAAGTTCCCGACGTCCTTCGCAGCGGACGTCGACTCCGCCAAGACCAGGTTCATGGCCGAGTCTCAGGTTCCCTGGGGGCTGGGCGCCGTAGAGGCCAAAGTCACGGCGCCGGCGTGGAAGGACAAGCCCACCTACTTCATGGTGACGAAGAACGACCACATGATTCCGCCCAGCCAGCAGCGTTCCATGGCAGCGCGTGCCGGCGCCAAGGTCATTGAAATCGACTCCAGCCACGCCGTGATGCTCTCGCATCCGCAGGACGTCGCAGACTTTATCGCCAGCGCGGCTGCGCCGGCAAACTAA
- a CDS encoding putative quinol monooxygenase — translation MSAHVKIVGILTGHPGKASELRTLLSAMRVRSRAEPGNLRWDIWRDKANHDRFVLDELYADDAAVAAHRDTPHFKDYAARIGDLADRTPITLDPVEVD, via the coding sequence ATGTCCGCTCACGTGAAGATTGTGGGTATCCTGACCGGGCACCCCGGCAAGGCATCCGAACTCCGAACGCTCCTGTCCGCAATGCGGGTGCGCAGCCGGGCCGAGCCTGGAAATCTGCGGTGGGATATATGGCGAGACAAGGCCAATCATGACCGCTTCGTGCTCGACGAGCTTTATGCCGATGACGCGGCTGTCGCCGCCCATCGCGACACTCCGCACTTCAAGGACTATGCCGCCAGGATCGGCGATCTCGCCGATCGGACACCGATCACTCTCGACCCGGTCGAGGTCGATTAA
- a CDS encoding type 1 glutamine amidotransferase domain-containing protein: MTKHVLFIVTNAAVIGPHNRKTGFFFAEVAHPFDVLDTAGVAVEFASPAGGWTPYDAYDEKDPAQKGFLGSEAFRRLNHSRKLAEVDAADYDAILIPGGLGPMVDIQRNADVQRAVVRAWSTGKLVSAVCHGPCSLLGVDLGGGTFVRGKKLTSFSKKEEYDYARDDVPYELEDALRAEGAEYSSASNWEPHVVVDGRLITGQNPASAGPLAKELLTALREQA; the protein is encoded by the coding sequence ATGACAAAACACGTCTTGTTCATCGTCACCAACGCGGCCGTGATCGGCCCGCACAACCGCAAGACCGGCTTCTTTTTCGCCGAGGTCGCTCATCCTTTCGATGTGCTCGACACGGCCGGTGTCGCGGTGGAGTTCGCATCACCTGCCGGCGGATGGACGCCATACGACGCCTACGACGAGAAGGACCCTGCCCAGAAAGGATTCCTTGGGAGCGAGGCCTTTCGTCGCCTCAATCACAGCCGCAAGTTAGCCGAGGTGGACGCCGCGGATTACGACGCCATCCTGATCCCCGGCGGCCTCGGGCCGATGGTCGACATCCAGCGCAATGCGGACGTCCAGAGGGCCGTCGTGCGGGCTTGGAGCACGGGCAAGCTCGTGAGCGCCGTTTGTCACGGCCCGTGCTCATTGCTCGGCGTGGACCTCGGTGGCGGCACGTTCGTGCGCGGCAAGAAGCTCACCTCCTTCTCGAAGAAAGAGGAATATGACTACGCCCGAGATGACGTGCCTTACGAACTCGAGGACGCATTGAGGGCGGAAGGCGCCGAATACTCGTCTGCGTCCAACTGGGAACCGCATGTTGTCGTCGATGGCCGCCTCATCACCGGCCAGAATCCTGCCTCGGCGGGACCGCTGGCAAAAGAGTTGCTCACTGCTCTGAGAGAGCAGGCATGA
- a CDS encoding ATP-binding protein has product MTSDLAEQISRSFSFGPFVLIPERQLLLQGDAPVRIGGRALDILTTLVERPGELVNKRELITRVWPDVVVDDGNLKVNMAALRRALGDGAGTTQYIATVTGRGYRFIAPVEVVRMFGFAPPAAAARKRSHNLPIATTRVFGRAEAIETIRRELNSSRLVSVVGAGGIGKTTVALAVAEQTIGVFRDGVWLIDLARLKDSSLVPYAVAAAIGLATHSANMLAALGSYLRDCEMLLVFDNCEHIIEAAASFADRILAEAPGIRILATSREPLGVRGERVRRLSGLAAPPASSDLKAAEALGYPAIQLFVDRATDRLESFELSDANALTITEICRRLDGLALAIELAATRVDSFGTDGLLAHLDGRFRSLSGHRAGPKRHRTLTAMIDWSYDTLTESECAVMRRLSVFAGSFDLDSACAVAGDDFDRVVQVIDDVANLVAKSLLSVDVAADKLVYRLLETTRGYCGERLQLSGEEEVVRRRHAEHICTVLERAASEWAQRPAPDWAGAYGGVLDDLRSALDWAGGVAADKSLYARLALAGSLLWNHFSFTEECRVRVSRALEELDAAGLVGTAAEMQLQVSFAGTTMFTRGAIPVAMDAMRRALEIAVRIGDIDHQLRCLRMIGTYQLFSGEHNAGIGTLETFISIATAADPSALPAGETHLAVADLLIGRLEGARERIERFYGNYLKDSNDPRFARFLYDGNVDVGIILSHIQWLTGLPDTAARTTEVTIALARKTGHELSLSNALAWASLTFLMSRRYQECDRFAAMLDDQIVRHGIVIWRPVATFCRGAVACAQGDMAGEVLGVLEQAVEEFRAIRHLARFPFYLGGFADALAKYGRLIDAATAIQEAIDCAQEHNEQWCVPELLRIQASILSAEARRDEAEALLIESMALAEKIGALSWRLRSACDLASLWQIRLRAHDARKMLQPVYNEFTEGLETHDLALAADLLASLAHLGEDKEVKTNLADFVPQTGCEL; this is encoded by the coding sequence GTGACGAGCGACCTTGCCGAGCAGATTTCCCGGTCCTTCTCCTTCGGGCCCTTCGTGCTCATTCCCGAGCGCCAGTTGCTCTTGCAAGGCGATGCCCCTGTTCGCATAGGTGGCCGCGCACTGGATATCCTGACGACACTGGTCGAGCGCCCGGGGGAATTGGTCAACAAGCGCGAATTGATCACACGCGTTTGGCCGGACGTCGTTGTCGATGACGGAAACCTCAAGGTCAACATGGCTGCCTTGCGGCGAGCCCTCGGCGATGGCGCCGGGACGACGCAATACATAGCGACGGTTACCGGGCGGGGCTATCGGTTCATTGCGCCAGTCGAGGTCGTCAGAATGTTCGGCTTCGCGCCACCCGCAGCGGCGGCGAGAAAGCGCAGCCACAATCTACCGATCGCGACGACGAGGGTCTTCGGAAGGGCCGAGGCGATTGAAACCATTCGACGCGAGTTGAATTCATCCCGTTTGGTGTCGGTTGTCGGTGCCGGCGGCATCGGAAAGACGACGGTGGCGCTGGCCGTCGCCGAGCAGACGATCGGCGTGTTCAGAGACGGTGTCTGGCTGATCGATTTGGCGCGGTTAAAGGATTCGTCGCTCGTGCCCTATGCCGTTGCGGCTGCAATCGGTCTGGCAACGCACTCCGCGAATATGCTCGCTGCCTTGGGCAGCTATCTCCGCGATTGCGAAATGCTCCTCGTGTTCGACAATTGCGAGCACATCATTGAAGCGGCCGCCTCCTTTGCGGATCGGATTCTGGCCGAAGCGCCAGGCATCAGGATTCTCGCCACCAGCCGAGAGCCGCTCGGTGTGAGAGGCGAACGCGTCCGCAGGCTATCGGGATTGGCCGCGCCACCTGCGTCGTCCGACCTGAAAGCTGCCGAAGCGCTCGGCTATCCCGCCATTCAACTCTTTGTAGATCGCGCGACCGACAGGCTGGAGTCCTTCGAACTGAGCGACGCCAACGCGCTGACGATTACGGAAATTTGCCGGCGGCTCGACGGCCTTGCGTTGGCGATCGAACTTGCGGCGACACGCGTCGATTCCTTCGGCACGGACGGGTTGCTCGCGCATCTGGACGGTCGATTTCGCTCCCTGAGTGGGCATCGCGCCGGCCCCAAGCGCCATCGCACGCTGACGGCGATGATCGACTGGAGCTACGATACTCTCACGGAGAGCGAATGTGCGGTCATGCGCCGGCTGTCGGTCTTTGCCGGTTCGTTCGATCTCGATTCGGCCTGCGCCGTCGCCGGCGACGATTTCGACCGGGTGGTGCAGGTGATCGACGACGTCGCCAACCTGGTCGCAAAATCCCTGCTTTCGGTTGACGTCGCCGCCGACAAGCTTGTCTACCGGCTCCTGGAGACGACGCGCGGATATTGTGGCGAGCGGCTGCAACTGAGCGGCGAGGAGGAGGTCGTCCGCCGTCGGCATGCGGAGCATATTTGCACGGTTCTGGAGCGCGCAGCGAGCGAGTGGGCGCAAAGACCGGCCCCGGATTGGGCTGGTGCCTACGGAGGCGTCCTCGACGATCTGCGCTCGGCGCTGGACTGGGCCGGAGGGGTCGCCGCGGACAAATCGCTGTACGCCCGGCTCGCGCTCGCGGGAAGCCTGCTCTGGAACCACTTCTCTTTTACCGAAGAATGCCGCGTTCGCGTCTCGCGGGCGCTCGAGGAACTCGATGCAGCGGGGCTTGTCGGGACGGCGGCAGAGATGCAGCTTCAGGTGTCGTTCGCAGGCACGACGATGTTCACGCGCGGCGCCATACCCGTGGCCATGGATGCGATGCGACGGGCATTGGAAATTGCCGTTCGGATCGGCGACATCGACCATCAGCTCCGTTGCCTGCGGATGATCGGTACATACCAGCTCTTCAGCGGCGAGCACAATGCCGGGATCGGGACGCTTGAGACCTTCATTTCAATCGCCACCGCGGCGGACCCTTCCGCGTTGCCGGCGGGAGAAACGCATTTGGCCGTAGCCGATCTACTCATCGGCCGGCTGGAAGGCGCCCGGGAACGTATTGAACGTTTTTATGGGAACTACTTGAAAGACTCCAACGACCCGCGGTTCGCGCGTTTCCTGTACGATGGAAATGTCGATGTGGGGATTATCCTGTCGCACATACAGTGGCTGACGGGTTTGCCCGACACGGCCGCGCGCACCACAGAGGTCACAATCGCGCTCGCGCGAAAGACCGGGCATGAGCTTTCGCTCAGTAATGCGCTCGCCTGGGCCAGCCTAACCTTTCTGATGAGCAGGCGTTATCAAGAATGTGACCGCTTTGCCGCGATGCTTGACGATCAAATCGTACGGCATGGTATCGTCATCTGGCGGCCTGTTGCCACTTTCTGTCGCGGAGCAGTGGCGTGTGCTCAAGGGGACATGGCGGGCGAAGTTTTGGGCGTGCTCGAACAAGCTGTTGAAGAGTTCCGCGCTATCAGGCATCTAGCGCGGTTCCCTTTCTATCTCGGAGGCTTTGCGGACGCACTAGCCAAGTACGGTCGGCTAATCGACGCCGCCACTGCCATCCAGGAAGCGATCGATTGCGCGCAAGAGCACAACGAGCAGTGGTGCGTTCCTGAGCTGCTGCGCATCCAGGCGTCCATTCTGTCGGCCGAGGCCCGCCGCGATGAGGCGGAAGCACTCCTCATCGAGTCGATGGCGTTGGCCGAGAAAATCGGTGCGTTGTCGTGGCGATTGCGATCAGCCTGCGATCTCGCAAGCCTCTGGCAAATACGATTGCGGGCGCATGATGCGCGCAAAATGCTGCAACCGGTTTATAATGAATTCACTGAAGGATTGGAAACGCACGACCTTGCCCTCGCAGCCGACCTGCTCGCCTCCCTTGCGCACCTTGGAGAGGACAAAGAGGTTAAAACCAATCTCGCCGACTTCGTCCCTCAAACTGGATGCGAACTCTAA
- a CDS encoding pirin family protein has protein sequence MSWNPGIEPGCPDQVGVDAIETLIIPRARDLGGFEVRRALPAPKRQMVGPFIFFDQAGPAELLTGQGIDVRPHPHIGLGTVTYLYRGDFHHRDSTGADQIIRPGELNWMVAGRGVSHSERTSAAARTGPNSLFGIQTWLALPESHEDVTPSFEHHAKNALPMIEDNGISARLILGSAYGEQAPARMLSQTFYADVELAPAARLPMPDEHEDRAIYIVDGSISVAGQEFAAMQMMVFRPGDRITVAAGEKGARIMILGGATFSGPRYIWWNFVASSKERIEEAKAEWRAGKWGEGRFDLPIGDRGEFIPLPD, from the coding sequence ATGAGCTGGAACCCCGGCATCGAACCCGGATGCCCTGATCAAGTGGGCGTGGACGCGATTGAAACGCTGATCATTCCCCGAGCCCGCGACCTAGGCGGCTTCGAAGTCCGTCGCGCTCTGCCCGCGCCGAAACGGCAGATGGTCGGGCCGTTCATTTTCTTCGATCAGGCCGGCCCCGCCGAACTCCTGACCGGGCAGGGCATCGACGTTCGTCCCCACCCTCACATCGGCCTCGGCACCGTCACCTACCTCTATCGCGGCGACTTTCACCATCGGGACAGCACCGGCGCCGACCAGATCATAAGACCGGGAGAGTTGAACTGGATGGTCGCAGGCAGGGGCGTATCTCACTCGGAACGCACGAGTGCCGCAGCGCGGACCGGCCCGAACAGCTTGTTCGGAATCCAGACATGGCTGGCTCTGCCCGAAAGCCATGAGGATGTGACCCCGTCATTCGAACATCACGCCAAGAACGCGCTGCCCATGATCGAGGATAACGGTATCTCGGCGCGACTTATCCTCGGTAGCGCTTACGGCGAGCAGGCGCCCGCCAGGATGCTTTCGCAAACCTTCTATGCGGACGTCGAACTGGCTCCGGCCGCGCGTCTGCCGATGCCGGACGAGCATGAAGACCGTGCGATCTACATTGTCGACGGTTCGATCTCCGTCGCCGGGCAAGAGTTCGCAGCGATGCAAATGATGGTGTTTCGTCCCGGAGACAGGATCACGGTGGCGGCGGGTGAAAAGGGCGCGAGGATCATGATCCTCGGCGGCGCCACCTTCTCAGGACCCAGATATATCTGGTGGAATTTCGTTGCCTCGTCGAAGGAACGTATCGAAGAAGCGAAGGCGGAGTGGCGAGCCGGAAAGTGGGGGGAGGGACGCTTCGACCTTCCGATCGGCGATCGTGGTGAGTTCATTCCTCTTCCGGACTGA
- a CDS encoding hydrolase, with protein MTFRNGLNSLLRPEDSVLVLIDHQPYQLANVNSHEPTMVVNNTVGLAKAAKAFCVPTILTTVIAERGGNLFPQIADVFPGQEIIDRTLINTWQDQKVVDLVKATGRKQLVIAGLWTEVCVAMPAIQAAGEGWDVTVITDASGAVSVEAHQVAIQRMIAAGVNMMTWLALAAEWQRDWARAEQAARITDVIVQHVGGSGIAYLWEQQLLNTPAPKTGTGM; from the coding sequence ATGACCTTTCGTAACGGCCTCAACTCACTCCTGCGTCCCGAAGATTCGGTGCTCGTTCTCATAGACCACCAGCCCTATCAGCTCGCGAACGTAAACAGCCACGAGCCTACAATGGTGGTCAACAACACCGTCGGTCTTGCGAAGGCGGCCAAGGCCTTCTGCGTTCCGACGATCCTGACCACAGTGATCGCAGAGCGCGGCGGCAATCTGTTCCCCCAGATCGCGGACGTGTTTCCCGGCCAGGAGATAATCGACCGGACGCTCATCAACACCTGGCAGGATCAGAAGGTCGTCGACCTCGTGAAGGCGACCGGCCGCAAGCAACTCGTTATAGCGGGTCTCTGGACGGAGGTATGTGTCGCCATGCCGGCAATTCAGGCTGCGGGCGAAGGCTGGGACGTCACGGTGATTACCGACGCCTCGGGCGCAGTCTCGGTCGAGGCGCACCAGGTCGCAATTCAACGCATGATCGCAGCCGGCGTCAACATGATGACCTGGTTGGCGCTCGCGGCCGAATGGCAGCGCGACTGGGCTCGTGCAGAACAGGCGGCAAGGATCACAGACGTTATCGTGCAGCATGTTGGCGGTAGCGGGATTGCATATCTGTGGGAGCAGCAATTGCTTAACACCCCAGCGCCCAAAACCGGCACAGGAATGTAA